The following are encoded together in the Vanrija pseudolonga chromosome 7, complete sequence genome:
- the prp1 gene encoding Pre-mRNA-splicing factor prp1 yields MSHIGTVRSLPKEHRYAFLQQQAPASYVAGLGRGASGFTTRSDIGPAREGPSAETIAEAMAKRGEEIPDPEQFQDPENERNLFAGTVYEADDEEADRIWDSVDDRMDSRRRARREASEAEAAAKERANNPKIQTQFADLKRGLSSLADSDWEAIPDAGNLTGKRRKRNMRLEENQNGRTYAVSDSVLAGAAARSTVLGELDQAQQENGGFDTPAADGTMTDFVSIGNARDRVLSLKLDQAGADATNGSSTSIDPRGYMTALNSQVLQSDAQIGDIKQARQLLQNLIQSNPKHAPGWIAAASLEVHAKKMVAARKIIAEGCEKCPKSEDVWFHAAELNTPENAKRILARAVENVPTSVKIWLKAASIESDVSAKRRVLRKALEFVPNSVRLWKETVNLEDDPEDARILLTRAVEVIPKSAELWLNLARLETPEKAKQVLNSARAEIPTSHEIWIAAGRLMEQSATADGKIDDNPEARKKLASQIDRLMKGAVARLTANQAILTREQWLQEAEKCEADGSPLTAQAIVKSTIHMDIEEEDRRTVWLEDAERAEKGGFPEVARAVYVVLIENFPTSPGVWRKAAEFEKAHGTPDAVQDILMQGAEHCPHAEVLWLMAAKEKWVAGDVVGAQQVLSKAFEENEDSESIFLAAAKIASETNETEAAQQILQKARTQANTERVWMKSAVLERQLGRLDDAIATLNEAIKRFPQFDKLHMIKGQILESKGDVAGARAAYAQGTRSNPKSVPLWILSARLEEKAGVTIKARSLLEKARLHNQKNDELWAESIKIEERAGSTQQAKSLLSRAMQECPTSPLLWSLSIFMENPQQRKGRSVDALKKAGEHPLVIIAVARLFWAERKIEKTRQWMQNAIKADADWGDAWGWWLKFEREYGEKERQEAVIKQAEAAQPHHGPVWQAVSKELGNSQRTPTRHVARGSSIMVRTIAPGKGAPPKKLTGGKHLRHPGPNLDPAPAPPRRKHRFRPGTVALKEIRRYQKSTELLIAKLPFSRVVREVAVNLTSIDAGELRWQSSAILALQEATEAFLVHLFEDSNLCTVHAKRVTLMTKDMQLARRLRGPWGGLG; encoded by the exons ATGTCCCACATCGGCACTGTCCGCTCCCTCCCCAAGGAGCACCGCTATGCTTTCCTCCAG CAACAAGCGCCCGCCTCCTATGTCGCCGGTCTGGGTCGTGGAGCCTCGGGCTTCACCACGCGATCTGATATCGGTCCAGCGCGTGAGGGGCCCAGCGCCGAGACCATTGCCGAGGCGATGGCCAAGCGTGGCGAGGAGATTCCCGACCCCGAGCAGTTCCAGGACCCGGAGAACGAGCGCAACCTGTTCGCTGGCACCGTgtacgaggccgacgacgaggaggccgaccgGATCTGGgactcggtcgacgaccgcATGGactcgcgccggcgagcgcgtcgcgagGCATCCGAGGCTGAAGCTGCGGCCAAGGAGCGCGCCAACAACCCCAAGATCCAGACCCAGttcgccgacctcaagcgTGGCCTGTCGTCCCTTGCCGACTCGGACTGGGAGGCCATCCCGGACGCTGGCAACCTGACCGGCAAGAGGAGGAAGCGTAACATGCGTCTGGAGGAGAACCAGAACGGAAGGACGTACGCTGTCAGCGACTcagtgctggctggcgctgcagcgaggagcacggttctcggcgagctggaccaGGCCCAGcaggag AATGGAGGCTTTGACACTCCCGCTGCCGACGGCACAATGACCGACTTTGTGTCGATTGGTAACGCTCGTGACCGTGTCCTGTCCTTGAAGCTCGACCAGGCTGGAGCGGACGCGACCAACGGCTCGTCAACTAGCATCGACCCCCGAGGCTACATGACTGCGCTGAATAGCCAGGTCCTGCAGTCGGACGCGCAGATTGGAGACATCAAGCAGGCCCGCCAGCTGCTGCAAAACCTCATTCAGTCGAACCCCAAGCACGCCCCAGGATGGATTGCCGCCGCATCGCTCGAGGTCCACGCCAAGAAGATGGTCGCAGCGCGCAAGATCATCGCCGAGGGATGCGAAAAGTGTCCCAAGAGCGAAGACGTCTGGTTCCATGCCGCAGAACTCAACACGCCTGAGAACGCCAAGCGAATCCTTGCCCGCGCTGTTGAGAACGTGCCGACCTCGGTCAAGATCTGGCTCAAGGCGGCTTCGATCGAGAGCGACGTCAGCGCCAAGCGCCGTGTACTTCGCAAGGCCCTCGAGTTTGTGCCCAACTCGGTTCGTCTGTGGAAGGAGACTGTCAACCTCGAAGACGATCCCGAGGACGCGCGTATTCTTCTTACGCGAGCCGTCGAGGTCATTCCAAAGTCGGCCGAGCTCTGGCTCAACCTTGCTCGTCTCGAGACTCCCGAAAAGGCCAAGCAGGTGCTCAACTCTGCTCGTGCCGAGATCCCAACATCACACGAGATTTGGATTGCTGCTGGACGACTCATGGAGCAGTCGGCGACTGCGGACGGCAAGATTGACGACAAccccgaggcgcgcaagaAGCTCGCGAGCCAGATCGACCGCTTGATGAAGGGCGCCGTCGCAAGGCTTACGGCGAACCAGGCCATCCTCACCCGCGAGCAGTGGCTGCAGGAGGCTGAAAAATGCGAGGCGGACGGAAGTCCCCTCACTGCCCAGGCCATTGTCAAGAGCACCATCCACATGGAcattgaggaggaggaccgcCGGACTGTCtggctcgaggacgcggaaCGTGCTGAGAAGGGCGGCTTCCCAGAGGTCGCACGCGCGGTGTACGTTGTGCTTATCGAAAACTTCCCTACCTCGCCCGGTGTGTggcgcaaggcggccgagtTTGAGAAGGCACACGGCACTCCAGACGCGGTCCAGGATATTCTCATGCAGGGTGCCGAGCACTGCCCTCATGCCGAGGTGCTCTGGCTCATggcggccaaggagaagTGGGTCGCTGGCGACGTTGTCGGGGCCCAGCAGGTCCTCAGCAAGGCGTTCGAGGAGAACGAGGATTCAGAGTCCATCTTCCTGGCCGCTGCCAAGATTGCGTCCGAGACCAACGAAACGGAAGCGGCACAGCAGATCCTGCAAAAGGCGCGTACGCAGGCCAACACGGAGCGCGTGTGGATGAAGTCGGCTGTGCTCGAGCGGCAACTGGGCCGCCTGGACGACGCGATTGCAACGCTCAACGAGGCCATCAAGCGCTTCCCGCAGTTCGACAAGTTGCATATGATCAAAGGCCAGATCCTCGAGTCCAAGGGCGATGtggctggcgctcgcgctgcttaTGCCCAGGGCACACGATCCAACCCCAAGTCGGTGCCATTGTGGATCCTTTCGGCTCGTCTAGAGGAGAAGGCTGGCGTTACGATCaaggcgcgctcgctgcttgAGAAGGCGCGTCTGCACAACCAGAAGAACGACGAGCTGTGGGCGGAGAGCATCAAGATTGAGGAGCGGGCCGGTAGCACGCAGCAGGCCAAGTCATTGTTGTCGAGGG CCATGCAAGAGTGCCCTACATCACCGCTGCTGTGGTCCTTGTCCATCTTCATGGAGAACccgcagcagcgcaaggGACGTTCGGTCGACGCACTCAAGAAGGCAGGCGAGCACCCGCTGGTTATTATTGCCGTCGCGCGACTGTTCTGGGCCGAACGCAAGATTGAAAAGACACGGCAGTGGATGCAGAACGCcatcaaggccgacgccgactgggGAGACGCGTGGGGCTGGTGGCTCAAGTTTGAGCGCGAGTAtggcgagaaggagcggcAAGAGGCTGTCAtcaagcaggccgaggctgcgcaGCCTCACCACGGGCCCGTGTGGCAGGCGGTGTCAAAGGAGCTTGGAAAC TcgcagcgcacgccgacCCGCCACGTCGCGcgaggcagcagcatcaTGGTGCGCACGATCGCGCCGGGCaagggcgcgccgccgaaaAAGTTGACGGGGGGCAAGCATCTGCGGCATCCAG GACccaacctcgaccccgcgcccgcaccaccacgccgcaAGCACCGCTTCCGCCCCGGAACggtcgcgctcaaggagatTCGGCGGTACCAGAAGAGCACAGAGTTGTTGATTGCCAAGCTGCCGTTTTCGCGTGTG GTCCGCGAAGTCGCCGTCAACCTGACCTCgatcgacgccggcgagctccgCTGGCAGTCGtccgccatcctcgccctccaggAAGCCACCGAGGCCTTCCTCGTCCACCTGTTTGAAGACTCCAACCTCTGCACCGTGCATGCCAAGCGCGTCACCCTCATGACCAAGGACatgcagctcgcgcgccgtctgCGCGGGCCAtggggtgggttggggtAG
- the flbA gene encoding Developmental regulator flbA translates to MKTTRRGRPFVKDTHDLFATLVVSLNLDNHRSFFRTYPNSFTTDEACSNLSSLKFSQSNRSADPKDPSRIITTTTTTTFSMSRDMARGVGQLFIDAQLIENATDIPSKIFKERGVFMLTAKGLHILERFITKNGIAADHLLRVFATQPICMKLHHLERRTQDDEILITRSVMEVLFRRFIGREPNVSKLNDDELLGQFHSRPHNKAPALPPGEECDRTLGMVLRRVWLPPPEGKKNQVEEYQFSASSAMDWLIDFTTIVGLDEAAEVAGQFVRYGYISLVSDKGKVKEGNLVVTVRAGGAGGGAGAQMVGLFAARAKTRPARQAEFRATDRAIYRVTDLGATVAKWGADEPAPTKPATGAFTRKPNTNKADPFDDEAEAPPRGASLAQPAIDNNLTRRSSVSDRLRTDYAAAADEGSKDSHTARLKQILEEPALRSLFREFLRANFCEENLSFWLDVQDFKRRFNTSSSAAAAPGALPTQRGQGLQAMEKHQQDLIAMAFVIYNTYLAPASPCELNIDHQLRGELISYMNEILEDKDAGAKAQILPGVGNSLHASQLQNMVRLDERIQQYIFRLMATDSVPKFCKTERFLTLMRSVFDYTATADDAEDPATTALAAKTTVLAIGPTPTKVDDVGRAYLTISNAANEKQQAGLKQP, encoded by the exons ATGAAGACGACCCGTCGTGGACGGCCATTcgtcaag GACACGCATGACCTGTTCGCCACGCTGGTCGTTTCGCTCAATCTCGACAACCACAGGTCGTTCTTCCGGACCTACCCCAACAGTTTCACTAC CGACGAAGCATGCTCCAACCTCTCGTCGCTCAAGTTTTCCCAGTCGAACCGCTCGGCCGACCCAAAGGACCCCTCACGCATcatcacgacgacgacaacgacgacgttTTCCATGTCTCGCGACATGGCGCGCGGGGTCGGACAGCTGTTCATTGATGCTCAGCTGATTGAAAACGCCACCGACATTCCCTCAAAGATATTCAAGGAGCGTGGCGTCTTCATGCTCACGGCCAAGGGTCTGCATATTCTCGAGCGTTTCATCACAAAGAATGGTATTGCGGCCGACCACCTGTTGAGGGTATTCGCCACACAGCCAATCTGCATGAAGCTGCACCACCTCGAACGCCGTACGCAAGACGACGAGATTTTGATCACTCGCAGTGTCATGGAAGTGCTCTTCCGGCGATTCATTGGCCGCGAGCCCAACGTGTCAAAactcaacgacgacgagctgctaGGCCAGTTCCACTCCCGCCCGCACAACAAGGCACCGGCCCTTCCTCCAGGAGAAGAGTGTGACCGGACGCTTGGCATGGTGCTCCGTCGCGTGTGGCTGCCACCTcccgagggcaagaagaaccAGGTTGAAGAGTACCAGTTtagcgcgtcgtcggccatggaCTGGCTCATCGACTTTACCACCATTGTTGgtctcgacgaggcggccgaggttgcTGGACAGTTTGTCCGATACGGATACATCTCGCTCGTGagcgacaagggcaaggtcaaggagggcaacCTTGTCGTGACGGTCCGCGCAGGTGGCGCAGGTGGTGGCGCTGGAGCACAAATGGTGGGTCTgttcgccgcgcgcgccaagacgcgccccgcgcgcc AGGCCGAGTTCCGTGCCACAGACCGCGCAATCTACCGCGTCACCGATCTcggcgccaccgtcgccaAGTGGGGTGCCGACGAGCCTGCCCCAACAAagccggcgacgggcgccTTCACGCGCAAGCCCAACACCAACAAGGCCGACCcgttcgacgacgaggccgaggctccgccgcgcggcgcgtcgcttGCCCAGCCCGCAATCGACAACAACCTCACGCGGCGTTCGAGCGTCTCGGACCGCCTTCGCACAGATtacgccgctgccgccgacgaggggtCCAAGGACTCGCACACGGCCCGTCTCAAGCAGATTCTCGAGGAGCCCGCCCTCCGATCCCTGTTCCGAGAGTTCCTTCGCGCAAACTTCTGCGAAGAGAACCTCAGCTTCTGGCTCGATGTCCAGGACTTTAAGCGCCGATTCAAcacgtcgtcatcggcggctgcggcaccAGGTGCGCTCCCAACACAGCGCGGCCAGGGCCTCCAGGCCATGGAGAAGCACCAGCAGGATCTGATTGCCATGGCGTTTGTTATCTACAACA CCTACCTCGCCCCCGCGTCGCCATGCGAGCTCAACATTGATCACCAGctccgcggcgagctcatcTCGTACATGAACGAGATTCTCGAGGACAAGGatgccggcgccaaggcgcAGATCCTCCCCGGCGTCGGCAACTCTCTGCACGCCAGTCAACTCCAGAACATGGTGCGCCTGGACGAGCGCATCCAGCAGTACATCTTCCGCCTGATGGCCACCGACTCGGTGCCCAAGTTCTGCAAAACCGAACGCTTCCTCACCCTCATGCGGTCCGTGTTCGACTacacggccacggccgacgacgcagaggACCCGGCCACCACTGCCCTTGCTGCCAAGACGACCGTGCTCGCCATCGGCCCCACGCCTACaaaggtcgacgacgtcggtcGCGCCTACCTCACCATCTCCAATGCCGCCAACGAGAAGCAGCAGGCCGGCCTCAAGCAGCCATAG
- the CFD1 gene encoding Cytosolic Fe-S cluster assembly factor CFD1: MAEPLETPVSRRLSSVKNIIIVLSGKGGVGKSSSSVQLALSLLNTSPTARVGLLDLDLTGPSLPRMVGLDVPEASVHQSSAGWVPVYVDKERRLGVMSIGFLLANRGDSIVWRGPKKDGMIRQFLSEVRWGDLDYLVIDTPPGTSDEHISLLTHLHPLFIPNAERPTTPAAVLISTPQTTALNDTLKSLSFTRKLALPVIGFVENMSGYVCPCCGEISDTFGRGGGEKMAEREGLDFLGRVPIDTQLVALLDAVSKGDVPGAGAEGQGTATPAEGANGTNGTGGEHFPLLDKYSETASSKVWSGIADKVVAGIDARREAISARLAAAPAS, translated from the exons ATGGCCGAACCACTCGAAACCCCCGTCTCGCGGCGCCTGTCGTCAGTGAAGAACATTATCATCGTGCTGTCCGGCAAGG gcggcgtcggcaagtcgtcctcgagcgtgcagctcgcgctgTCCCTGCTCAACACTtcgccgacggcacgcgtcggcctgctcgacctcgacctgaCCGGCCCGTCCCTCCCGCGCatggtcggcctcgacgtgcccgaggcgagcgtgcaccagtcgtcggcgggctgggTGCCCGTCTACGTTGACAAGgagcgccggctcggcgtcatGAGCATTGGGTTTTTGCTCGCCAACCGTGGCGACTCGATCGTGTGGCGCGGCCCCAAGAAGGACGGCATGATCCGCCAGTTCTTGTCCGAGGTGCGCTGGGGCGACCTCGACTACCTCGTCATCGACACGCCGCCCGGCACGTCGGACGAGCACATCTCGCTGCTtacccacctccacccgcTGTTCATCCCCAACGCCGAGCGGCCCACGACCCCAGCCGCGGTCCTCATCTCCACGCCCCAGACGACGGCGCTCAACGATACCCTCAAGTCGCTGAGCTTTACCcgcaagctcgcgctgcccGTCATTGGCTTTGTCGAGAACATGTCGGGGTACGTCTGCCCGTGCTGCGGCGAGATTAGCGACACGtttggccgtggcggcggcgagaagatGGCTGAGCGCGAGGGACTGGACTTCCTTGGTCGCGTGCCGATCGACACGCAGCTCGTTGCGCTGCTGGACGCAGTGTCCAAGGGCGACGTTCccggcgctggtgccgagggACAGGGGACTGCTACTCCCGCGGAGGGTGCCAATGGAACCAACGGaaccggcggcgagcactTTCCCCTGCTGGACAAGTACAGCGAGACGGCGTCGTCCAAGGTCTGGTCGGGCATCGcggacaaggtcgtcgcgggcatcgacgcgcggcgcgaggccatCTCGGCACgcctcgcagcagcaccagcatcGTAA
- the spe2 gene encoding S-adenosylmethionine decarboxylase proenzyme yields the protein MAFITEPPAPHSPLILAEPDTSPGPFEGPEKLLEVWFAPCPDALPSPATSPINGASTSQHQREGVAPDGKPFLGLRNVPRAVWEEMLDIVKCKVLSVVEGDEIDAYCLSESSMFVAPHVLILKTCGTTLNLYGLHRIIDIARRYCGLTTVWRCFYSRKSFFFPELQQGPHRDWKEEVTFLDKLFGATGSAYTVGPINRDHWLLYLTAPNQKALRAVDGPERPLALPCPRAAKGDQTLEILMSHLSNEGRAPFFVPEGLEGTSGHKLGADISRRLGIDQLFPQHETVLDAFGFEPCGYSSNAVIGTGMSATGNDGGYFTIHVTPEEGWSYASFECNVPLPDKDETAQGGRPDLRSLVRRVVDIFQPNRLSITLFVSTERDHETTHQDAWSAIGGDLVGEFDRKDRIGYEFDGYDLVFGCYERRGWAEPPSPIVASKATFP from the exons ATGGCCTTCATCACCGAGCCTCCTGCGCCGCACTCGCCGCTCATCCTTGCAGAGCCCGACACGTCGCCAGGCCCGTTCGAGGGGCCCGAGAAGCTCCTCGAGGTATGGTTTGCGCCGTGTCCTGACGCTCTCCCGAGCCCAGCGACTAGTCCCATCAAtggcgcctcgacctcgcagcaccagcgcgagggcgtcgcgccCGACGGCAAGCCCTTTTTGGGCCTGCGCAACGTCCCCCGCGCCGTGTGGGAGGAGAtgctcgacattgtcaaATGCAAGGTCTTGTCCGTCGTTGAAGGCGACGAGATTGACGCCTATTGTCTGAG CGAGTCGTCCATGTTTGTCGCCCCCCacgtcctcatcctcaagACGTGCGGCACGACGCTCAACCTGTACGGACTCCACCGCATCATCGACATTGCTCGCCGCTACTGCGGGCTCACGACCGTGTGGCG ATGCTTTTACTCGCGCAAGTCGTTCTTCTTCCCCGAGCTCCAGCAAGGACCCCACCGCGACTGGAAGGAAGAGgtcaccttcctcgacaagctctTTG GCGCGACCGGATCGGCGTACACTGTCGGCCCGATCAACCGCGACCACTGGCTTCTCTACCTCACGGCTCCCAACCAAAAGGCGCTCCGGGCTGTCGATGGCCCGGAGCGtccgctcgcgctcccttGCCCCAGGGCAGCCAAGGGCGACCAGACGCTCGAGATTCTCATGTCGCACCTCTCCAACGAAGGGCGCGCGCCCTTCTTCGTGCCCGAGGGGCTCGAGGGCACGTCTGGTCACAAGCTCGGAGCCGACATTAGCAGACGGCTTGGCATTGACCAGCTGTTCCCCCAGCACGAGAcggtgctcgacgcgttcggcTTTGAGCCGTGCGGATACTCGTCCAACGCCGTCATTGGCACTGGCATGAGCGCGAccggcaacgacggcggcTACTTTACCATCCACGTCACGCCCGAGGAAGGGTGGTCGTACGCGTCGTTCGAGTGCAACGTCCCGCTGCCCGACAAGGACGAGACGGCGCAGGGTGGCCGCCCCGACCTGCGGTCACttgtccgccgcgtcgtcgacatttTCCAGCCCAACCGCCTCAGCATCACCCTCTTCGTCTCGACCGAGCGCGACCACGAGACGACCCACCAGGACGCCTGGTCGGCCAttggcggcgacctcgtggGCGAGTTTGACCGCAAGGACCGCATCGGCTACGAGTTTGACGGCTACGACCTCGTGTTTGGCTGCTACGAACGGCGTGGCTGGGCCGAACCTCCGTCGCCCATTGTTGCCTCCAAGGCCACCTTCCCATGA
- the ABCG12 gene encoding ABC transporter G family member 12: MSSSVQQSQPAVGEWHVLEERTTNASNSVHGTLDKMSDTIERGSVAEFSHLSYEIKTKKEGALRLLDNVSVRVRQGEMLAILGPSGAGKSTLLDVMSCRKKPLDGAEILLNGRSLNAETMADVASVVEQEDDHYGVLTVRETIAYAARLSTSGFSKAQIDHRVDEIITALGLQSCAGVKIGTPIQRGVSGGQKRRVTVGTGLVTYPRILFLDEPTSGLDSFSAREVMASIQRIARKEGIIVVATIHAPSIDTLQLFDQMMILAKGKVAFQGSLEAAAVRCAEVGRPIPEYTNPSDHLLHLVSTDFGDDKSAVLDALYAAQDREAVATRTAEGKDDGQALERHHMDRKSFGHHLKVIGVLSERNVVNYSRNLLAYGVRMGMYLGMGFLLATIWIRLGLSDSKINDRLSVHFFSVAFLAFMSVAGIPAFLEERSVFLRERKNGLYGPLPFVIANTLITIPFLFACALLFAVMVYWSIGLHPGAGKFFQFLAYLFLALLAAETQSVLVAALVPIFIAALALAAFMNGFWMCVQGYFIRGRSLPRFWYYSFHFMDYQTYAFELLAKNDLKGLLFNCNSAKLPSGDCMCTYPASNATIAQYGQCVVSGQDVLDYLEFGGILMGAYAGILIGIVVIYRVALYVILYFRR, encoded by the exons ATGTCGTCCAGCGTCCAGCAATCACAGCCAGCAGTGGGCGAGTGGCACGTCCTCGAAGAGCGCACCACCAACGCGTCCAACTCTGTCCACGGCACACTCGACAAGATGTCCGACACTATTGAGCGCGGCTCGGTCGCCGAGTTCTCCCACCTCTCATACGAAATCAAGACTAAAAAAGAAGGCGCGCTACGCCTGCTCGACAATGTCagcgtccgcgtccgccaAGGCGAG ATGCTTGCTATTCTCGGCCCCTCGGGCGCAGGCAAGTCGACGCTCCTTGACGTCATGTCATGCAGGAAGAAAcccctcgacggcgccgag ATCCTCCTCAACGGGCGCtcgctcaacgccgagaccatggccgacgtcgcgtccgtcgtcgagcaggaggaTGACCACTACGGCGTGTTGACTGTCCGCGAGACGATCGCGtacgccgcccgcctcagCACGAGCGGGTTCTCCAAGGCGCAGATTGACCACCGCGTCGACGAAATCATCACCGCTCTCGGCCTGCAGTCGTGCGCTGGTGTCAAG ATCGGCACCCCCATCCAGCGTGGCGTCTCGGGCGGCCAGAAGCGTCGAGTGACAGTCGGCACTGGCCTCGTCACGTA CCCGCGTATactcttcctcgacgagccgaccTCTGGCCTCGACTCGTTCTCTGCGCGCGAGGTCATGGCGTCCATCCAGCGTATCGCCCGCAAGGAGGGCATCATTGTCGTCGCGACGATCCACGCGCCGTCGATCGACACGCTCCAGCTCTTTGACCAGATGATGATCCTCGCAAAGGGCAAGGTCGCGTTCCAGGGCTcactcgaggccgccgccgtccgctGCGCAGAGGTCGGCCGCCCGATCCCGGAATAC ACCAACCCGTCCGACCATCTGCTGCACCTCGTGTCGACCGACTTTGGCGACGACAAGtcggccgtcctcgacgcgctgtaTGCCGCGCAGGATCGCGAGGCCGTGGCCACCCGcaccgccgagggcaaggatgACGGGCAGGCTCTGGAGCGCCACCACATGGACCGCAAGTCGTTCGGCCACCACCTCAAGGTCATTGGCGTGCTTAGTGAGCGCAACGTTGTCAACTACTCGCGCAACTTGCTCGCGTACGGCGTCCGTATGGGCATGTACCTCGGCATGGG cttcctcctcgccacaATCTGGATCAGGCTCGGGCTGAGCGACTCCAAGATCAACGACAGGTTGTCGGTTCACTTCTTCTCAGTCGCGTTTCTG GCTTTTATGAGTGTCGCCGGTATCCCAGCCT tcctcgaggagcgctCGGTCTTCCTCCGCGAGAGAAAGAATGGCCTTT ACGGCCCGCTCCCCTTCGTCATCGCCAACACGCTCATCACCATCCCGTTCCTCTTTGCGTGCGCGCTGCTGTTCGCGGTCATGGTGTACTGGTCCATTGGGCTTCACCCCGGCGCGGGCAAGTTCTTCCAGTTCCTAGCGTACCTATTCCTCGCGCtactcgccgccgagactCA GTcggtcctcgtcgcggcgctcgtgccAATCTTcatcgcggcgctggccCTCGCGGCCTTTATGAACGGCTTCTGGATGTGTGTCCAGGGTTACTTTATCCGC GGCCGCTCCCTGCCCCGCTTCTGGTACTACTCGTTCCACTTTATGGACTACCAAACCTATGCGTTCGAG ctcctcgccaagaATGACCTCAAGGGCCTGCTGTTCAATTGCAACTCGGCCAAGCTGCCCTCGGGCGACTGCATGTGTACTTACCCCGCCTCTAACGCCACCATTGCCCAGTACGGCCAGTGCGTCGTCTCGGGACaggacgtcctcgac TACCTCGAGTTTGGAGGCATCCTGATGGGCGCGTATGCTGGTATCCTCATCGGCATCGTTGTCATCTACCGTGTCGC TCTCTACGTCATCCTCTACTTCCGCCGCTAG